The following nucleotide sequence is from Allocatelliglobosispora scoriae.
GGTGCCATCGACGGTACGCGTCGCCGCCGCTCGCCCATGCTCGTCACCATGCGGGCGACTCTAGTGAGCGATCACTCACTTCGCCGCTGATTTTCTGCGGAGTTCGCCGAGGGCGGAAACGGCACATTGATCAACACTTCTGCATGCTTCAATCAGCGTGGGTCACCCGCAGAGAGAGGATCCCCCGCCGATGAGCAGAAAACGCCTGTTCGCCGCCGTTCTGGCCGGCCTCGCCCTTCTCGCCACGATGATCACGACAAATGCCGGACCCGCCCAGGCCGCCGTCCCCGACCGCAAGGGCTGGGTGCTGTGGAATCAGGCCGGCCCCGCCGTCGTCCCCTTCGGCACCTGGCCGCCCGCCACCACGGTCGTCCAGCCCGCACTCGGCCGCTACCGCGTTACCTTCCCCGGTCAGGCAGCCCCCGGCGGCGTGGTCCACGTGACCGCGATCAACACCGCACCGCGCTGGTGCCAGGTCGACTCATGGGGTGTCGTCGGCGCCGACGAGATCGCAAACGTGAGCTGCCGCGCGCCCGGCGGCGCCCTCGCGCAGACCAGCTTCAGCGCCGTCTTCTACAGCTCGTCCGGCGGCCCCGCGGCCGGCCCGTACGGCTACGTCTACAGCACCGCCGCAGGTGCGGTGGTCAACCAGTACAACTCCGCCGCCGGGATCAACACGGTCTTCCCCGGCCCGGTCGGGGTCTACCTCGTCCGCTTCCCGGGCATCGTCACCGGCGGCCCGCTCGACGGCAGCGTCCAGGTGACCTCGGTCCTCGCCAGCGCCGCCGCCCGCTGCAAGGTGGGCGGCTGGTCGTCGACGGCGCTCGGTCAGGATGTCACCGTCCGGTGCTTCAACGCCGCCGGTGCACCCGTCAACACCGCCTTCACCGTGACCTACCAGCACAAGGTGTCGCTCTACGGCGCGTCCAGCCCGCCCTTCCGCTTCGGCTACGTGCTCTTCCAGCCGGGCGTCGGACCGCCGACGACCAACTACAACAACGGGCTGCTGGCGTTCGGCGCCAACACCGTCGGCGGCGGAGGCGGTCTCTTCATCGTCACCTTCCCCGCGATCGGCGTACCGCAGAACACCGTGCAGGTCAGCGCCTACGGCCCGAGTCCCGACTTCTGCGGGATGAACGTGCCGTGGCTCAACGCCGGCGGGGCTCCACCGCAGCTCATCGTCCGCGACGTCAACTGCTTCACCAACGCCGGCGCCCCCGTCACCACCGGTTTCACGGTGAGTGCGAGCTCCATCGCCTGACCCGTGTCACGTTTTGCAGCAAAGCGTGGCCATCTCGCCTCGCGAGGCCACGCTTTGCTGCAAAACGTGACCGGGGGCTACGCGCGGGTGGCGCGCTCGGCGAGCTCGATGGCGTTGCGGAACAGCATCGCCACCGTGGTCGGGCCGACACCGCCGACCCGCGGGGTGATCGCGCTCGCGACCTCGGCGCACGACTCGTCCAGGTCCGGCAGGAGCCGCTTGCCCTCATAGCGGACTCCGCCGCCGATCGCGACGGCGCCGGGCCGCAGGTGCTCCGGCCGCAGGATGCCGGGTACGCCCACCGCCGCCACCACGATGTCCGCCCGCTGCGTGTGCCGCTCCCACCCCGGCACCCCGGAGTGGATCACCGTCACGGCGGCGTCGGCGGTCGGGCGCTTCTGGCTCAGCAGCAGCGACAGCGGCCGCCCGAGGGTCGTGCCCCGGCCGAGCACCACGACATCGCGCCCGGCGACCGGGATCTCGTGGAACGCCAGCAATGCTTCGATGCCGGCCGGCGTACACGGGACCGGACCCGGCATGCCGGCGGCGAGCCGACCGAGATTGAGCGGGTGCAGCCCGTCGACGTCCTTGTCCGGGTCGACCTCGAGCAGCGCCTCGGCGTAGTCGATGTGGTCGGGCACCGGGTGCTGGATGAGGATCGCGTGCACGCTGCGGTCGCTGTTGAAGTCGCGGATGGCTGCGACGAGGTCGGCGTGGGTGGCGTCACCGGCGAGGTGGATGTGCGGGGAGGCGAAGCCGAGCTCGGCGGCCTTGGCCTGCTTCATCCGGATGTAGCCGGCGCTGGCGGAGTCCTCGCCGACGAGGATGGTGGCGAGGCTGGGGGTGACACCGGTGGCGCTGAGCGTCTTGACCCGCAGGGTGATGTCGGCGAAGACGGCTTCGGCGACGGGTGCTCCGGGCAGCAGGCGTGCGGTCATGTGGGCGGGCTCCATCCGTGGTCGATCAGGGAGCCCGGTGCCCAGGCGGACGGCGACCGGAGGTGTGTGGAATGTGCGTCGGCTCCCCGGTGGTGCTCCACCTCGCGCCAGTCGCCGATCGCTGGACCCGAGTTTACCGGTGCCGTGCGCGGACCGTGGTGGCGGACAGGCCGTGGGCGGGAAATCGTCCGGGTCGCTGGACATTAATCGCGCCCTCGTCGAACTGCTGTTGCGGCGCGACAGCGTCGTGCAGATCAGCCCCGTGGCGGACTGGGAGGAGCTCGGCCGGTTCCTAGGGCTGATCGACGGTGCCCGGCACGACGCTCACGACGCGTGGCTGGTCATGCTGGCTCTGAAGGAGCGCACGCACATCGTGACGAGCAACCACTGGATCAGCCATGGGAGTGAGTCACACGGCACCGCCAGCCATTGACAATAGGATATGCGCGCGTTAGCTTGTTGAGTATGAGCCGCCGCATAACGGTCACCGTGCCGGACGACATCGCTGCCCAGCTCGATGAGCAGATCAACGTCTCGGCCTACGTCGCCTCCGCCGTCGCCGCCCGCCTCACCCGCGATCGGGCGCACGCCCACCAGGCCGACCACGGTTTCCACTCCACCCCCGAGGGCAGGGCCTGGGCCAAGCGAGCACTCGCCACCGCCGACGACAGCCATGACCCGCAGGCCTACGTCGAGCT
It contains:
- a CDS encoding bifunctional 5,10-methylenetetrahydrofolate dehydrogenase/5,10-methenyltetrahydrofolate cyclohydrolase, with amino-acid sequence MTARLLPGAPVAEAVFADITLRVKTLSATGVTPSLATILVGEDSASAGYIRMKQAKAAELGFASPHIHLAGDATHADLVAAIRDFNSDRSVHAILIQHPVPDHIDYAEALLEVDPDKDVDGLHPLNLGRLAAGMPGPVPCTPAGIEALLAFHEIPVAGRDVVVLGRGTTLGRPLSLLLSQKRPTADAAVTVIHSGVPGWERHTQRADIVVAAVGVPGILRPEHLRPGAVAIGGGVRYEGKRLLPDLDESCAEVASAITPRVGGVGPTTVAMLFRNAIELAERATRA